From the Lancefieldella sp. Marseille-Q7238 genome, one window contains:
- a CDS encoding ATP-binding protein has translation MIQISEKITKPMRSVRARLTLLMVALLVCCCAVLTWLVYHSTAQLLEVAAANSLRRGDLSIVLDVAGIEQTILSEALLILVFVIIVGSCASYVLAGRYTKPVKQLSAHMREIVPNSLSRPIEVDGGGEEIQELVKSFNQMTEQLGEAFAMQSRFSVSAAHELRTPLAVLRTRLDVFKKKKREQKEYDELVNTMETYVDRLSSLISSLLELTATGELSDVEDISLDTMIETVVSDLEPIAQEHSVRVQTHVQPLAVKGNVDLLYRALYNLVENAIRYNRDEGTVDVDLTAQEDTAVIRIADTGVGIDPEARDLIFEPFYRVNKSRSRAFGGAGIGLSLVKAILKRHDAHIAVDGNEPQGTVFTVTFSKDKMAGEAEEAVDELATGESEMTADVPEMTNEVETAVTNEPGAADEPSSE, from the coding sequence ATGATACAGATTAGTGAGAAAATCACGAAGCCAATGCGATCGGTGCGTGCACGGCTCACCCTTCTTATGGTGGCTCTTCTCGTGTGTTGCTGCGCTGTGTTGACCTGGCTTGTATACCATTCAACCGCGCAGCTATTGGAAGTTGCCGCGGCAAACTCACTGCGGCGAGGAGACCTCTCCATTGTTTTGGATGTTGCTGGAATCGAACAGACGATTTTATCTGAGGCCTTACTCATTCTGGTGTTTGTGATTATCGTTGGAAGCTGCGCCTCATACGTTTTAGCAGGGCGCTATACCAAGCCTGTCAAACAACTTTCAGCCCACATGCGCGAAATTGTTCCGAACAGCCTTTCTCGCCCCATTGAAGTTGATGGAGGTGGCGAGGAGATCCAGGAGCTTGTGAAGTCGTTTAACCAGATGACAGAGCAGCTCGGTGAGGCGTTTGCCATGCAAAGCCGTTTTTCGGTCAGTGCGGCGCATGAGTTGAGAACCCCGCTTGCGGTACTTCGCACTCGGCTTGACGTGTTCAAGAAAAAGAAGCGCGAACAGAAAGAATACGATGAGCTCGTGAATACGATGGAGACCTACGTAGACCGTCTTTCCTCTCTCATTTCCAGCCTTTTGGAGCTTACGGCCACCGGAGAGCTGTCTGATGTCGAAGACATCTCGCTTGACACAATGATTGAGACTGTTGTCTCTGATCTTGAGCCGATTGCGCAGGAGCATTCCGTTCGGGTCCAGACTCATGTGCAGCCTCTCGCGGTAAAAGGAAACGTCGATCTTTTGTATCGTGCGCTCTACAATCTTGTGGAAAATGCCATTCGATACAATCGCGATGAAGGAACGGTGGATGTTGACCTTACGGCACAGGAGGATACGGCTGTAATCCGCATTGCCGATACGGGAGTAGGCATTGACCCTGAGGCGAGAGACCTCATATTTGAGCCGTTCTATCGGGTAAACAAGTCTCGCTCGCGAGCCTTCGGAGGCGCCGGCATCGGTCTTTCTTTGGTCAAGGCTATTCTCAAGAGACATGACGCTCACATTGCGGTGGATGGGAACGAGCCTCAAGGAACGGTGTTTACGGTTACATTTTCCAAGGACAAAATGGCTGGTGAAGCTGAGGAAGCAGTAGATGAGCTTGCGACAGGCGAGTCTGAGATGACAGCAGATGTTCCCGAGATGACAAATGAAGTTGAGACAGCGGTAACAAATGAGCCAGGTGCGGCAGACGAGCCTTCGTCTGAGTAA
- a CDS encoding TlpA disulfide reductase family protein → MKKFAMKPLVYVLGVLMAFALVGCNANAKKDTGSTPSASTAEQQSSSSDVPPEAASKLHLKDGDTFPTLKATDITSGETYDNEMFKKNKVTVLSFWFNGCTGCIKEMPLLQELADRYKDKGVNVLGVNAEAAYTDDAKKEAQNILTKQGVTYGNIALDPKSDAGKVIEGLTAFPTTMVIDQNGKLVGDPITGGAEKLDGSELQKRVEQALSQSK, encoded by the coding sequence CCCTGGTAGGCTGCAATGCAAATGCGAAAAAGGACACGGGATCAACGCCGTCAGCCTCAACCGCTGAGCAGCAGTCAAGCTCGTCCGATGTGCCGCCCGAGGCAGCTTCTAAACTTCACCTGAAGGACGGCGATACGTTCCCCACGCTCAAGGCGACCGACATTACTTCGGGAGAGACGTATGACAACGAGATGTTCAAGAAGAACAAGGTTACTGTTTTGTCATTCTGGTTCAACGGCTGCACAGGCTGCATAAAGGAAATGCCTTTGCTCCAGGAGCTCGCCGATAGGTACAAGGATAAGGGCGTCAATGTCTTAGGCGTAAACGCTGAAGCAGCGTATACTGACGACGCAAAGAAGGAAGCTCAGAATATCCTTACGAAGCAGGGTGTGACCTATGGAAACATCGCTCTTGACCCCAAGAGTGACGCCGGTAAGGTCATTGAGGGCCTGACGGCATTCCCCACAACGATGGTTATCGATCAGAACGGCAAACTCGTAGGTGATCCTATTACCGGCGGCGCTGAAAAACTCGACGGCAGCGAGCTCCAAAAGCGCGTTGAGCAGGCGCTCTCTCAGAGCAAGTAA
- a CDS encoding glycoside hydrolase family 32 protein, whose amino-acid sequence MSKLFWNPQLHLQPRNGWLNDPNGLCEFRGLYHAFYQYAPKWPEDELKYWGHCVSKDLLSWADQGIALSPDIAEDRDGVFSGSAWVDRGAAPDGGDLMRVFYTGNVIDTSIGEYIDEGREANEIMVTSEDGIHFSEKNVLLRNIDYPQNCTLHVRDPKVWEQDGLLHMLLGARERGEHNTPNVDERGDFGCVLVYDSADSGENWKLRTVIRPVDTKGSSRPFGYMWECPNLCRLNGYEFLAVCPQGLPSKTFRWHNMWQAGYFPLPQGEKVADATTVNVDSFVEWDYGFDFYAPQIFEDESGRTISIGWMGTFDESYTSAPEGMDRCHVMTLPREISADDAGVLHQVPVRELKKRRGAALSLKNDTTLELDGLCADIELKGIRTTAGRLMLNDILSISFERGTFGIHFADTDAGRDASAGRSERWIRLDDLRNIRIVIDASCVEVYANDGAEVFSTRWFPSENKLRIRSNFDVMSASVYPLEA is encoded by the coding sequence ATGTCCAAGTTATTTTGGAATCCTCAATTGCACCTTCAGCCTCGAAATGGTTGGCTCAACGATCCCAATGGTCTTTGCGAGTTCAGAGGCCTGTATCACGCCTTTTATCAATACGCCCCCAAGTGGCCTGAAGACGAGCTCAAATATTGGGGCCACTGCGTCAGCAAAGACCTCCTCAGCTGGGCCGATCAGGGCATCGCACTCTCACCCGATATTGCCGAGGACCGCGACGGCGTGTTCTCAGGTTCAGCATGGGTCGACCGCGGCGCCGCTCCTGACGGCGGAGATCTCATGCGCGTCTTCTACACGGGCAACGTCATCGATACGTCTATCGGCGAGTATATCGATGAAGGCCGGGAAGCCAACGAGATTATGGTCACCAGCGAAGATGGTATTCATTTCTCCGAGAAAAACGTGCTTCTGCGCAATATTGACTATCCCCAAAACTGTACCCTGCACGTCCGTGATCCCAAGGTTTGGGAGCAAGACGGTTTGCTTCACATGCTGCTCGGGGCCCGTGAGCGCGGCGAACACAATACGCCCAACGTTGATGAGCGTGGCGATTTCGGCTGCGTGCTGGTATATGACTCCGCCGATTCAGGCGAAAACTGGAAGCTGCGCACGGTCATTCGCCCCGTTGACACCAAAGGTTCTTCTCGACCCTTCGGATATATGTGGGAGTGCCCCAATCTCTGCCGGTTGAACGGCTATGAGTTTCTCGCCGTATGTCCGCAGGGACTCCCCTCAAAAACGTTCCGCTGGCATAACATGTGGCAGGCGGGGTACTTCCCTCTTCCGCAAGGCGAGAAGGTCGCTGATGCCACAACCGTCAACGTTGACAGCTTTGTTGAATGGGATTACGGCTTTGATTTTTACGCGCCACAGATTTTCGAAGACGAAAGCGGCCGCACTATCTCCATTGGCTGGATGGGCACGTTCGACGAAAGTTACACAAGCGCTCCTGAAGGTATGGACCGCTGCCATGTCATGACGCTCCCCCGCGAAATCAGCGCGGATGACGCGGGTGTCCTGCATCAGGTGCCTGTGCGTGAGTTGAAAAAACGTCGCGGCGCCGCACTGTCCCTCAAAAACGACACCACCCTTGAGCTGGACGGACTTTGCGCTGATATCGAACTGAAGGGAATTCGTACGACCGCAGGCCGTCTCATGCTCAACGATATATTGAGCATTTCTTTTGAGCGTGGTACCTTTGGCATTCATTTTGCCGATACTGACGCGGGTAGAGACGCCTCAGCCGGCAGGAGCGAACGCTGGATCCGCCTTGATGACCTACGCAATATTCGTATCGTTATTGATGCAAGCTGTGTTGAGGTCTACGCCAACGATGGCGCTGAGGTATTTTCCACCCGCTGGTTCCCATCAGAAAACAAACTACGGATTCGTTCAAACTTTGATGTCATGAGCGCTTCAGTTTACCCACTTGAAGCTTAG
- a CDS encoding glycoside hydrolase family 32 protein, translating into MAMLINLEAKHNWRLKYHLQAPNGNITDPNGLCYFKGLYHVFHQYVPRWPKRGHGWGHWTSPDLITWTFCGGAIMPDCELDANGSYSGSAIIKNNQMWCYYTGNFLEEGDHDYDYSGRRANETLTITEDGLNFGPKELVLGNDGYPAYCSNHVRDPKVWEQDGALHMLLGARTMDDRGCVLLYRSEDGRAWTLEGTCTSLSDRAFGYMWECPNLVTLDGREFLFVCPQGKSKEDLRFQNIYNSGYFALDTKLIDLMAGDKDLMNAKAPYRCIDERGFVELDYGFDFYAPQVFEDATGRSLLIGWVGVPDIEFQYDVPTREWAHTVTMPRVLSLNEAGRVCQWPVEEMNALRGKAVSFTPEAAHGASGFVGSSSYDMFVMDGALGATFAGGTCDVSIDNIQGEGRLLLNADLEFVVRGDTAELVFLGPAGRFRTLRRLPLSALSAGKIESMRLMVDTSVVELFVNGGEVTLTTRWFPMDIDTLHVTSTFSAQHSGYEMGGYTFQNC; encoded by the coding sequence ATGGCAATGCTTATCAACCTTGAAGCAAAGCATAACTGGCGTCTGAAATATCATCTGCAGGCGCCCAACGGTAACATAACCGATCCCAACGGACTCTGCTATTTTAAGGGTCTCTATCACGTCTTTCACCAATATGTTCCCCGCTGGCCCAAGCGCGGTCACGGCTGGGGCCATTGGACAAGCCCCGATCTCATCACATGGACCTTTTGCGGTGGCGCCATCATGCCCGACTGCGAGCTCGACGCAAACGGATCCTATTCGGGAAGCGCCATCATCAAAAACAACCAGATGTGGTGCTACTACACGGGCAACTTCCTGGAGGAAGGTGACCACGACTACGACTATTCCGGTCGGCGCGCCAACGAAACGCTGACTATCACCGAAGACGGTCTGAACTTTGGTCCAAAAGAGCTGGTGCTCGGCAATGATGGCTATCCCGCATATTGCTCCAACCACGTTCGCGACCCCAAGGTTTGGGAACAGGACGGAGCGCTCCATATGCTGCTGGGCGCCCGCACTATGGACGACCGCGGCTGCGTTTTGCTGTACCGCTCTGAAGACGGTCGCGCATGGACGCTGGAGGGCACCTGCACCTCGCTTTCGGACAGGGCGTTCGGCTACATGTGGGAATGCCCGAACCTTGTCACGCTTGACGGGCGCGAGTTCCTTTTTGTCTGTCCTCAAGGCAAATCGAAGGAAGATCTGCGGTTCCAAAATATTTACAACTCAGGCTATTTTGCCCTCGATACCAAGCTCATTGATTTAATGGCTGGCGACAAGGACCTCATGAACGCGAAGGCTCCCTATCGCTGCATCGATGAGCGTGGCTTTGTTGAACTTGACTACGGCTTTGACTTTTACGCTCCTCAAGTCTTTGAGGATGCTACGGGCCGTTCTCTGCTTATCGGCTGGGTTGGCGTACCTGACATCGAATTCCAGTATGACGTTCCCACGCGTGAATGGGCTCACACTGTTACGATGCCGCGCGTCCTTTCACTTAACGAGGCGGGCCGCGTCTGCCAGTGGCCGGTAGAAGAAATGAACGCGCTCCGCGGTAAGGCGGTATCCTTTACTCCTGAGGCCGCGCACGGCGCTTCAGGCTTTGTAGGATCATCCAGCTACGATATGTTTGTCATGGACGGCGCTCTTGGCGCTACCTTCGCTGGAGGCACCTGCGACGTTTCGATTGACAACATCCAGGGCGAAGGGCGTCTCCTGCTCAACGCAGATCTTGAGTTCGTGGTACGCGGAGATACCGCCGAGCTTGTCTTTTTGGGACCTGCGGGCCGTTTCCGCACCCTGCGTCGGCTCCCGCTTTCCGCGCTTTCTGCGGGCAAGATTGAAAGCATGCGCCTTATGGTCGACACTTCCGTTGTCGAGCTGTTTGTCAACGGTGGAGAAGTAACGCTTACTACCCGCTGGTTCCCCATGGATATCGATACGCTTCATGTGACATCGACCTTCTCGGCACAGCACAGCGGCTATGAGATGGGCGGCTACACGTTCCAGAATTGCTAA
- a CDS encoding response regulator transcription factor has protein sequence MKILVVEDERELLTSIREGLEIDGYYVDLLDNGTEALEMAQIEQYDLILLDLNLPGVDGLDLLRTLREQHSETKVLILSARSSVNDRIIGLDAGADDYLVKPFAFGELEARIRNLLRREYTHGETSLVSGELCLDTAARQVFVKGVKVNLTKKELAILEYLMRHAGTVVSSEELLSHAWDSNVDPFSNSVRVHIFSVRKKLREVLGYDPILNKVGEGYYLKEESDDTD, from the coding sequence TTGAAGATCCTTGTGGTAGAAGATGAGCGCGAACTTCTTACGTCTATCAGAGAAGGACTTGAGATTGACGGCTATTACGTTGACCTTCTCGACAACGGAACCGAAGCGCTTGAGATGGCCCAGATTGAGCAGTACGACCTCATTTTGCTCGACCTCAATCTTCCCGGCGTTGACGGCTTGGACCTTCTGCGCACGCTTCGAGAGCAGCATTCTGAAACCAAGGTATTGATTCTTTCCGCCCGCTCATCGGTAAACGACCGTATCATCGGCTTGGATGCGGGGGCCGACGACTATCTGGTAAAGCCGTTTGCCTTTGGCGAGCTTGAGGCTCGTATCCGCAATCTTTTGCGGCGCGAATATACTCACGGAGAAACGTCGCTTGTATCGGGAGAACTTTGTCTTGATACGGCTGCCCGGCAGGTCTTTGTCAAGGGCGTCAAGGTAAACCTCACTAAAAAGGAATTGGCGATACTGGAATATCTTATGCGCCACGCAGGCACTGTAGTAAGCAGCGAAGAACTGCTGTCACATGCTTGGGATAGCAATGTAGATCCGTTCAGCAATTCCGTGCGAGTCCATATTTTTTCTGTAAGAAAAAAATTGCGAGAAGTGCTTGGATATGACCCGATTTTAAACAAAGTGGGAGAGGGCTATTACCTCAAGGAGGAGAGCGATGATACAGATTAG